One Rubritalea squalenifaciens DSM 18772 genomic region harbors:
- a CDS encoding DUF1853 family protein, with product MKPENFHHAEKIQSDHESLYSAHILRSLVESPLMLTDLPEAARFPSHTLSVPEQVTSLNFRQKLGHLYEDALSQLLQSSQRYELLSSSIQIQSPENITLGELDYLLTDTLTQENIHLELAIKFYLALEQNGQLTYPGPNARDNFHRKLDRLRSHQLSLGKSESARELLSTRFGIKSFTTKQIVHGIFFFHVHAEQRTLPEFTSSDCRIRPWIYCKELEDYLPQETTARVIPKPLWLCEPDLTWLDTLPDISLTEIIEISQKRCTMIYSPSIESPLFVAPDLWPQP from the coding sequence ATGAAGCCGGAGAACTTTCATCACGCAGAAAAAATTCAGAGTGACCATGAGTCGCTCTACTCTGCCCATATACTCCGCAGTCTGGTCGAGAGCCCTCTGATGCTGACCGACCTCCCCGAGGCCGCACGATTTCCAAGCCACACGCTGTCAGTTCCCGAACAGGTGACTTCACTCAACTTCCGGCAAAAACTAGGGCACCTCTATGAAGACGCTCTCAGCCAACTCCTTCAGTCGAGTCAGCGCTATGAACTTCTGTCTAGCAGCATCCAAATACAATCGCCAGAGAACATCACCCTTGGAGAGCTGGACTATCTTCTCACTGATACACTCACCCAGGAAAACATTCATCTGGAACTCGCCATCAAATTCTACCTCGCCCTCGAACAAAACGGTCAACTGACCTATCCTGGCCCAAACGCCCGTGACAATTTCCACCGGAAACTGGACCGCCTCCGCAGTCACCAATTGTCACTTGGCAAGTCCGAATCAGCTCGTGAGCTTTTGTCTACACGCTTCGGCATCAAGTCTTTCACGACTAAGCAAATCGTCCATGGCATCTTCTTTTTCCATGTGCATGCCGAACAAAGAACCTTGCCCGAGTTTACATCCAGTGATTGCCGTATCCGCCCATGGATTTATTGCAAAGAACTAGAGGATTACCTTCCTCAAGAAACAACCGCCAGAGTGATTCCAAAACCTCTCTGGCTCTGCGAGCCTGACCTAACATGGTTGGACACCTTGCCTGACATCAGCCTGACAGAGATTATCGAGATCTCCCAGAAACGCTGCACGATGATATACTCTCCAAGCATAGAGAGCCCGCTATTCGTAGCACCTGACCTGTGGCCTCAGCCTTAG
- a CDS encoding dienelactone hydrolase family protein, translated as MFLFKRVHVLLGSLLLSFSFLQAGEDVVYKDGDTELQGYVAVPDKVEGKVPLVVIVHQWMGLTDYEKSRAEQLAKLGYVAFAVDIYGKGVRPANRAEAGKQAGSYKEDRALYRQRLNAGLTVALKQPNVDASRVVAIGYCFGGTGVIELARSGANIAGVVSFHGGLDSPVPADGGNIKCKVLACHGADDPFVKPEDLAAFEKEMRDHQVDWQLIKYGGAVHSFTQKMAGDDPSKGAAYNAQADERSWTHMLDFFKVAMGK; from the coding sequence ATGTTTTTGTTTAAGCGTGTTCATGTGTTGTTGGGTAGCTTGTTGCTAAGCTTCAGTTTCTTGCAGGCTGGGGAGGATGTCGTCTACAAGGATGGTGATACAGAGTTGCAGGGCTATGTGGCTGTGCCGGACAAAGTAGAGGGCAAGGTCCCTCTGGTGGTGATTGTGCATCAGTGGATGGGTTTGACGGATTACGAGAAAAGCCGGGCAGAGCAGTTAGCCAAGTTAGGCTATGTCGCCTTTGCTGTAGACATCTACGGGAAGGGCGTGCGCCCCGCAAACCGAGCTGAAGCTGGTAAACAAGCAGGCTCTTATAAAGAGGATCGAGCCTTGTATCGCCAGAGATTGAACGCTGGGCTTACGGTGGCTCTCAAGCAGCCGAATGTGGATGCTAGCAGGGTGGTCGCTATCGGTTATTGTTTCGGCGGTACGGGAGTGATCGAGCTAGCCCGAAGTGGGGCAAACATTGCCGGAGTGGTTAGTTTTCACGGTGGCTTGGATTCTCCTGTGCCTGCGGATGGAGGAAATATTAAATGCAAGGTGCTGGCTTGCCACGGGGCTGACGATCCCTTCGTGAAGCCTGAGGATCTGGCTGCCTTTGAAAAAGAAATGCGTGATCATCAGGTAGACTGGCAGCTCATCAAGTATGGTGGTGCCGTGCATTCATTTACCCAGAAAATGGCGGGCGATGATCCTAGCAAAGGGGCTGCCTACAATGCGCAGGCGGATGAGAGAAGTTGGACACACATGCTGGACTTTTTTAAGGTGGCTATGGGTAAATAG
- a CDS encoding beta-N-acetylhexosaminidase yields the protein MKSLSLILSLFLVTPTLEAQEWAGSPHTLEQLEAAPVSLIPHPVSVSWENGQSFDLPASPTIACHVSAQSASMDLQKALKAFAVSAKPSVNSDADFTITIDPKSVTQPEGYQLKVTSSSCSIIGHDAAGAFYAVQTLRQMLHNQNGKLSLPACEVTDYPAFKIRSFMHDTGRNFQTVESLKEQLDRFAQYKLNHFHWHLTDNPAWRIECKSYPQLNDPQFRRPGRDPEATYSYDQICDVIAYAKERHITIIPELDMPGHSEYFTKAFGFKMGTPESLPILEKLIDEWCLEIPAEDCPHLHLGADEVHIKDPKGFIKRMTDRVRSHKRIPILWKPGLTPADTSTILQPWGDNAYKGDMKAIPNPILDSGAGYLNSGDAQWLPQKYFFWQACGVAAGSERNIGGELCMWPDVRVDDKKNIFRHSPVWPTLLAFSESLWLGRKQEAKQFMNTTPLRGTSAWNYLHEFENRMADHRSRFFANSPFPWVKQTAIQWQVVGPFPHAKDTPWDQSFAPETQPEAEKYETSGKTLNWKPLGGTTPGLPYWHCPVSSTMYMKTYFKVDSDRTVHLRIGFDTPARSQRRSSGIPPQGKWDSNGGMVWINGKEITPPKWNAPNTQRYTYKTWHKPPQEIPFTDEEFYWTTDPVSAELKKGKNLILIRVPYTHKFQSLKATCTPVKRHGSHWVIDESVDISDTP from the coding sequence ATGAAATCGCTATCACTCATTCTGAGCCTGTTTCTCGTTACTCCCACTCTCGAAGCCCAAGAGTGGGCTGGTTCCCCACATACATTGGAACAACTAGAAGCAGCACCAGTCTCACTCATTCCCCATCCCGTCTCAGTCTCGTGGGAAAATGGCCAGTCATTTGATCTACCAGCATCGCCAACTATCGCCTGCCATGTCTCCGCTCAGTCAGCTTCCATGGATTTACAGAAAGCTCTGAAAGCATTCGCAGTCAGCGCCAAGCCCTCTGTGAACTCAGATGCAGACTTCACCATCACAATCGATCCGAAGTCCGTCACCCAGCCTGAAGGCTACCAACTCAAGGTGACTTCAAGCTCATGCTCCATTATTGGCCATGATGCCGCAGGGGCATTCTATGCAGTACAAACACTCCGCCAGATGCTGCATAATCAGAATGGTAAGCTAAGTCTACCTGCATGTGAGGTGACCGATTACCCGGCCTTCAAGATCCGATCCTTCATGCATGATACTGGCCGTAACTTCCAGACAGTGGAATCACTCAAGGAACAATTAGATCGTTTTGCCCAATATAAGCTGAATCACTTTCACTGGCATCTCACAGACAATCCAGCCTGGCGCATTGAATGCAAATCCTACCCTCAGCTAAACGATCCTCAGTTCCGCAGACCGGGCAGGGATCCTGAGGCAACTTACAGCTACGATCAAATCTGTGACGTGATTGCCTACGCCAAGGAACGTCACATCACCATCATCCCTGAACTGGATATGCCTGGCCACTCAGAGTACTTCACCAAGGCCTTCGGTTTCAAAATGGGCACACCCGAGAGCCTTCCTATCCTTGAGAAGCTCATCGATGAGTGGTGCTTAGAGATTCCTGCAGAAGATTGCCCGCACCTTCACCTTGGCGCAGACGAAGTGCACATCAAGGATCCGAAAGGCTTCATCAAACGCATGACTGACCGAGTGCGCTCACATAAGCGTATCCCCATCCTCTGGAAACCAGGTCTCACTCCTGCGGACACATCCACCATTCTCCAGCCTTGGGGTGACAACGCCTACAAAGGTGACATGAAGGCCATTCCAAACCCAATCCTCGATTCAGGTGCTGGCTATTTGAACTCTGGAGACGCCCAATGGCTGCCTCAGAAATACTTCTTCTGGCAAGCTTGCGGAGTAGCCGCAGGATCAGAGCGAAACATCGGTGGTGAGCTCTGCATGTGGCCAGATGTTAGAGTCGATGATAAAAAGAATATCTTCAGGCACAGCCCGGTATGGCCGACTCTACTGGCTTTCTCGGAAAGTCTCTGGCTAGGAAGAAAGCAAGAGGCCAAACAGTTCATGAATACTACTCCCCTGCGTGGCACAAGCGCGTGGAACTACCTGCACGAATTCGAAAACCGTATGGCTGACCATCGGTCTAGATTCTTCGCAAACTCTCCCTTCCCATGGGTAAAACAAACCGCCATACAATGGCAAGTAGTCGGTCCTTTCCCACACGCCAAAGACACTCCGTGGGACCAGAGCTTTGCACCAGAGACACAACCTGAAGCTGAAAAATATGAGACCTCAGGCAAGACTCTCAACTGGAAACCGCTCGGAGGAACTACACCAGGCCTCCCCTACTGGCATTGCCCGGTTTCTAGCACCATGTACATGAAAACCTATTTCAAGGTAGATAGTGACCGCACGGTACACCTACGCATCGGATTTGACACTCCAGCACGCTCGCAGCGTAGGTCGAGTGGCATCCCTCCTCAAGGCAAGTGGGATAGCAACGGCGGAATGGTATGGATCAACGGCAAAGAGATTACACCTCCCAAGTGGAATGCTCCTAACACCCAACGCTACACCTACAAAACCTGGCACAAGCCACCGCAAGAAATCCCATTCACCGACGAGGAGTTCTACTGGACGACTGATCCAGTGAGCGCTGAACTCAAAAAAGGCAAAAACCTCATCCTCATCCGCGTTCCATACACCCACAAGTTCCAGTCCCTGAAAGCCACCTGCACACCTGTAAAACGCCATGGTTCACACTGGGTCATTGATGAATCTGTAGATATCTCAGATACTCCCTAA
- a CDS encoding YihY/virulence factor BrkB family protein produces MHRFYQIAKDAWISCRMVWHEFKNERVNFIAAGVAFYLLVALVPGLGAIMAIYGLVADPVDVERQILSMHTVLPEDVMSILNKELKSITGDNKAAGWGVLVGIALALYGGSKAMLAIITAMNVVFHRPDGRKFFKKRLVAIVLTICGIAFFSLMVGLLVGVPAVVAYLDPGWGTKFMIAVMRWMVLLGVMMLWMSVIFRFAPYQRSVKWKWISWGTFTGTMMWMIASAGLTWYAAAFSNFNKTYGSLGAIVLLLFWFYMTGFSLMVGARVDAVRETVTDAEEDELGSI; encoded by the coding sequence ATGCACCGCTTCTATCAGATTGCTAAAGACGCTTGGATCTCATGCCGCATGGTGTGGCATGAGTTCAAGAATGAGCGTGTCAATTTCATAGCAGCTGGTGTGGCGTTCTATCTATTGGTGGCTTTGGTTCCTGGCTTGGGGGCGATCATGGCCATTTATGGATTGGTGGCTGACCCAGTGGATGTCGAGCGCCAGATACTCTCTATGCATACAGTGTTACCTGAAGATGTGATGTCTATTCTAAATAAAGAGTTGAAGAGCATCACGGGTGACAACAAAGCTGCGGGATGGGGTGTACTCGTAGGTATAGCACTGGCATTATACGGAGGTAGCAAGGCGATGTTGGCAATAATTACTGCAATGAATGTTGTCTTTCACCGTCCAGATGGGCGCAAGTTTTTTAAGAAACGCTTGGTTGCTATTGTGCTTACCATTTGTGGTATAGCCTTTTTCTCCTTGATGGTAGGTTTATTGGTTGGGGTGCCAGCAGTCGTTGCTTATCTAGATCCTGGCTGGGGGACGAAGTTTATGATCGCGGTGATGAGGTGGATGGTACTGCTAGGAGTGATGATGCTCTGGATGTCCGTGATTTTCCGTTTCGCACCCTATCAGCGAAGCGTGAAATGGAAGTGGATCAGCTGGGGGACATTTACGGGGACGATGATGTGGATGATCGCCTCCGCCGGGCTCACTTGGTACGCCGCGGCATTCAGTAATTTTAACAAGACCTACGGCTCACTAGGGGCGATTGTGCTACTCCTTTTCTGGTTTTACATGACAGGCTTCTCCCTCATGGTAGGTGCCAGAGTGGACGCGGTGAGGGAGACGGTGACAGATGCTGAGGAAGATGAATTAGGGAGTATCTGA
- the yaaA gene encoding peroxide stress protein YaaA: MIILLSPAKSLDYDSPLLTKKSTKPRLLDDSEELVLQLRKLSPAQIGKLMSISDKLAELNAERYASWEKDFSKDNARQAILAFTGDVYQGMELSDWSADDFAAAQKQIRILSGLYGVLRPLDLMQAYRLEMGTKLENKRGKNLYEFWGSKITEMLNKDLKASGSDLVVNLASNEYFSSVKKKELIGELITPVFKDEKNGTYKIISFYAKKARGMMADFIVREGVSDVAGLKKFKTAGYKYSAKDSKGNELVFLRKEQK; the protein is encoded by the coding sequence ATGATCATTCTCCTCTCACCAGCTAAGTCTCTCGATTACGATTCTCCACTGCTGACCAAGAAGTCCACCAAGCCACGTCTGCTGGATGATTCTGAGGAGCTGGTACTGCAACTCCGCAAGTTGTCTCCGGCTCAGATCGGTAAGTTGATGAGTATTTCTGACAAACTGGCCGAGTTGAATGCTGAACGCTATGCGAGTTGGGAAAAGGATTTCTCCAAGGATAACGCCCGTCAGGCAATCCTCGCGTTCACAGGTGATGTTTATCAGGGTATGGAGTTGAGCGATTGGAGTGCTGATGACTTTGCTGCTGCACAGAAACAGATCCGCATTCTATCCGGCTTGTATGGTGTATTGCGTCCACTGGACCTCATGCAGGCCTATCGTCTGGAAATGGGAACCAAGCTGGAGAACAAGAGAGGAAAGAACCTTTACGAGTTCTGGGGTAGCAAGATCACTGAGATGCTGAACAAAGATCTCAAAGCCAGCGGGTCAGACCTCGTGGTGAATCTTGCTTCTAACGAATACTTTAGTTCCGTCAAAAAGAAGGAGCTAATCGGTGAGTTGATCACTCCTGTCTTCAAGGACGAGAAGAACGGAACCTATAAGATCATTTCATTCTACGCCAAGAAAGCACGTGGAATGATGGCAGATTTTATTGTCAGGGAAGGTGTTTCTGATGTCGCCGGTCTCAAAAAATTCAAGACCGCTGGATACAAATACAGTGCGAAAGATTCCAAGGGTAATGAGCTGGTCTTCCTGCGCAAGGAGCAGAAATAG
- a CDS encoding M42 family metallopeptidase, with protein MKIAGIALDMPDYTTLKELVNIDSPSGFTHDACDYIFDLLKGMGYAPEMTNKGAVRCAFGKEPKLSIAAHVDTLGAIVSGIKGDGTLAFSTIGGLSLTGAEGEYVRICTLDGKVHTGTILLNDPSSHTNREKDSTKRSLETMHIRLDEIVFSKQDVKDLGISVGDLICLYPRYEELENGYIKSRFLDNKAGCFVLFELAKRFQGKDVPVEIFFSNFEEVGHGGTVGYSEGIEELLVIDMGVLGAACEGTELSCSICAKDSTGPYDFEMRRKLVGLAKEKNIPYTQDVYPYYGSDGSAALRAGLDFRVGLIGPGVAASHSTERAHKKGIEATIDLCEAYIEQFTA; from the coding sequence ATGAAAATAGCTGGCATTGCTCTGGACATGCCTGATTACACGACGCTCAAGGAACTGGTGAATATCGATTCTCCCTCTGGTTTCACCCATGATGCATGCGACTACATTTTCGACCTGCTGAAAGGAATGGGATATGCCCCAGAGATGACCAATAAAGGCGCCGTGCGTTGTGCATTTGGCAAGGAGCCTAAGCTTTCCATAGCAGCTCACGTGGATACTCTTGGGGCCATCGTGTCAGGAATCAAAGGAGATGGCACGTTGGCTTTCTCGACCATCGGAGGCTTGTCCCTCACGGGGGCAGAAGGTGAGTATGTGCGTATCTGCACCTTGGATGGGAAGGTGCATACGGGAACCATTCTCTTGAATGATCCGTCCTCTCACACCAACAGGGAAAAAGACTCTACCAAGCGTTCTTTGGAGACGATGCATATCCGCCTGGATGAGATCGTCTTTAGCAAGCAGGATGTGAAGGATCTCGGTATTAGTGTGGGTGATCTTATTTGTCTCTACCCACGTTACGAGGAGCTTGAGAATGGCTACATCAAGTCCAGATTTCTGGATAATAAGGCTGGCTGTTTTGTGCTCTTTGAACTGGCGAAACGTTTTCAAGGCAAGGATGTACCGGTAGAGATTTTCTTCTCCAACTTTGAGGAGGTTGGTCACGGTGGTACCGTGGGATACTCCGAGGGTATAGAGGAGTTGTTAGTGATTGATATGGGGGTGCTAGGCGCCGCCTGTGAAGGTACGGAGCTGAGCTGTTCTATTTGTGCGAAAGACTCTACGGGGCCTTACGACTTTGAAATGCGTCGCAAGCTAGTTGGCTTGGCGAAGGAAAAGAACATCCCATACACTCAGGATGTCTATCCTTACTATGGTTCCGATGGTTCGGCAGCATTGCGAGCTGGCCTCGATTTCCGTGTAGGACTTATCGGTCCAGGTGTCGCCGCCTCACACAGTACGGAGCGTGCCCACAAGAAAGGTATCGAAGCTACGATCGATCTCTGCGAGGCCTATATCGAGCAATTTACCGCTTAG
- the nirD gene encoding nitrite reductase small subunit NirD, translated as MTTSTLIKVGSVEDFPLHLGTCVKIGEQQIAIFRLPTLQTWYAVQNLNPQNQRMVLSRGITGDENGTPFVACPLHKHRYNLESGECLSDPSISLQTFVVKEEGGLIYLEA; from the coding sequence ATGACGACAAGCACATTGATTAAAGTTGGTAGTGTCGAAGACTTTCCTCTCCACCTAGGTACCTGCGTCAAGATTGGCGAACAACAGATCGCCATCTTCCGCCTGCCCACTCTACAGACCTGGTATGCGGTCCAGAACCTGAACCCGCAAAACCAGCGCATGGTGCTATCACGCGGCATCACCGGAGACGAAAATGGCACTCCATTTGTAGCCTGCCCGCTGCACAAACACCGCTATAACCTGGAATCAGGTGAATGCCTCTCAGATCCCTCCATTTCACTACAGACTTTTGTGGTGAAAGAAGAGGGCGGCCTCATTTATTTGGAAGCTTAA
- a CDS encoding DUF4202 domain-containing protein, with the protein MDGRKLAAAFCKFDAANDQDPRKITVDGEEQSHETWYARRLTDWVMRLDPDPSESLLLASRCQHICRWQIPRSNYPEGRAGYLKWREELKKFHAEKAEEILREVGYDDETLAQVRELNLKKNLKNNPDCQTLEDSLCLIFLIHQFDALIMSTDEEKMIKIVQKTWAKMSERGQQEALKLSYSSQAKDMIEKALAAPH; encoded by the coding sequence ATGGACGGACGAAAGTTAGCGGCCGCGTTTTGCAAGTTTGACGCAGCCAATGATCAAGACCCCCGCAAGATCACCGTGGATGGCGAAGAACAGTCTCACGAGACCTGGTATGCCCGCAGACTCACTGATTGGGTGATGCGTCTCGATCCTGACCCTTCCGAGTCACTGCTGCTTGCGTCGCGTTGCCAGCACATCTGTCGCTGGCAAATCCCAAGGAGTAACTATCCAGAGGGTCGCGCCGGTTATTTAAAATGGCGTGAAGAGCTGAAGAAATTTCATGCAGAAAAGGCGGAGGAAATCCTGCGCGAAGTAGGCTATGACGATGAGACTCTTGCTCAAGTCAGAGAGCTGAACCTGAAGAAAAATCTGAAGAACAACCCGGATTGCCAGACTCTGGAGGATTCCCTCTGCCTGATTTTCCTGATTCACCAATTCGATGCTCTCATCATGAGTACCGACGAGGAGAAGATGATCAAGATTGTCCAGAAAACCTGGGCGAAAATGAGTGAGAGAGGTCAGCAGGAAGCACTCAAGCTATCCTATTCAAGCCAAGCTAAGGATATGATTGAGAAAGCACTCGCTGCCCCCCATTAG
- a CDS encoding DUF481 domain-containing protein: MRALYLSATSLCLSCGPLLAAEKSWTHDGDFGISLSSGNSDTLRFSLGLDSSYEFELCELRNEFDAIYGEDEGVKSHESITNTFTASRDFRNSPWYAAISNDFLYDPMAGIDYRNGTNLLLGYHFIDNERFKFRVEVGPGVIFEKRDGDSSSYAAFKAAQYFSWQINEGTRLFQSLKMTGELGDFSNSIYTAEAGVESALYGPWSVRLAAKSIHYGETDSKSDDQLIILGLGYSFDPDGKGIKNLNSKHKNKGFDSDNWIITGLIGGSYASGNTNSKSLATGILAKRKTEFAETSLGLSANFSQTEGETTAQTAGLDAHSQYSFDKPWFAGVRLDVDHDDLADLDYRIALTPYLGRYLFENDKDFASLEIGPSVVYEKQEDETNTYFAPYISFKADKHFTEDTRLFARVSWRGEAKDPSNYILTSKIGLDHALNHSVSLKAVLTDTYDNTPAEGRDSNDILFITGLEFKL; this comes from the coding sequence ATGCGCGCGCTTTACCTCTCAGCCACCAGCCTCTGCCTCTCCTGTGGACCACTTCTCGCAGCAGAAAAGTCATGGACTCATGATGGAGACTTCGGCATCAGCTTGAGCTCGGGGAACTCAGACACTCTACGGTTCAGCCTAGGTCTGGATAGTTCCTACGAATTCGAACTTTGTGAGCTGAGAAACGAGTTCGACGCCATCTACGGCGAGGATGAAGGAGTAAAATCCCATGAGTCCATCACAAACACCTTCACTGCTTCCCGTGACTTCAGAAACTCTCCTTGGTATGCCGCTATCTCCAACGACTTTCTCTACGACCCTATGGCGGGAATCGATTACCGTAATGGCACCAACCTTCTGCTGGGCTATCATTTCATCGACAATGAGCGCTTCAAGTTTCGTGTCGAGGTAGGTCCCGGTGTGATCTTTGAAAAACGTGATGGTGATTCCAGCTCCTACGCCGCCTTTAAAGCCGCCCAATACTTCAGCTGGCAAATCAACGAAGGAACCCGTCTCTTCCAATCCCTTAAAATGACCGGTGAGCTCGGCGATTTCTCGAACTCCATCTACACCGCCGAAGCCGGGGTCGAGTCCGCTCTCTACGGCCCATGGTCAGTCCGCCTGGCCGCCAAGTCCATCCACTATGGAGAGACGGATTCCAAATCGGACGATCAACTCATCATCCTAGGCCTGGGCTATTCCTTTGACCCGGATGGCAAGGGAATCAAGAATCTGAATTCCAAACACAAAAACAAGGGCTTCGACAGTGACAACTGGATCATCACCGGTCTCATTGGTGGTTCCTATGCTTCGGGGAATACCAACTCCAAATCTCTCGCCACTGGCATCCTGGCCAAGCGGAAGACTGAATTCGCGGAAACATCTCTTGGCCTCAGTGCCAACTTCAGCCAGACCGAGGGTGAAACTACTGCCCAGACAGCTGGTCTCGACGCTCACAGCCAGTACAGTTTCGACAAGCCATGGTTCGCCGGTGTCCGGCTCGATGTAGATCATGATGACCTGGCAGACCTGGATTACCGGATCGCTCTCACACCTTACTTAGGCAGATACCTGTTCGAGAATGATAAGGACTTTGCCTCTCTAGAGATCGGTCCATCCGTTGTTTACGAGAAGCAAGAAGATGAGACTAATACCTATTTCGCCCCCTACATCAGCTTCAAGGCAGACAAGCATTTCACGGAGGACACCCGCTTGTTCGCCAGAGTCAGCTGGCGTGGTGAAGCCAAAGACCCCTCCAACTACATCCTGACCTCCAAGATCGGGCTCGACCACGCCCTCAACCACAGTGTCAGCCTCAAGGCCGTTCTGACTGACACCTATGACAACACCCCGGCTGAAGGCCGTGATAGCAACGATATCCTCTTCATCACCGGCCTTGAGTTTAAACTCTAA
- a CDS encoding DUF1653 domain-containing protein — MDLKPGKYRHFKGMEYLVLHVARCSETMEEYVVYQALYGDQGIWIRPLKMFTETVERDGKVTPRFAFLEE, encoded by the coding sequence ATGGATCTTAAGCCGGGTAAATATCGCCATTTCAAGGGCATGGAGTACTTGGTGCTCCATGTCGCGCGCTGTAGTGAGACCATGGAGGAATACGTGGTCTATCAGGCTCTCTATGGTGACCAGGGAATCTGGATCCGACCATTGAAGATGTTTACCGAGACTGTGGAGCGTGATGGCAAAGTGACGCCCCGTTTCGCATTCCTTGAGGAGTAG